From a single Kitasatospora sp. NBC_00458 genomic region:
- a CDS encoding class II 3-deoxy-7-phosphoheptulonate synthase, producing MTVTTETSRIGHSWQSLPAAQQPEWPDQEALRKTLAELASYPPLVFAGECDQLRARLAAVARGEAFLLQGGDCAEAFDGVSAEHIRNKLKTLLQMAAVLTYAASVPVVKVGRIAGQYSKPRSKSTETRDGVTLPVYRGDSVNGFEFTPESRIPDPERLKRMYNASAATLNLVRAFTTGGYADLRQVHAWNQDFVRNSPAGQRYEQLAREIDNALAFMNACGVAPEEFKTVEFFSSHEALILDYETAMTRVDSRTGDLYDVSGHMVWIGERTRQLDHAHIEFASKVRNPIGVKLGPTTSVDEALTLIERLDPEREPGRLTFITRMGAGKVRDHLPTLVEKVTASGAQPVWICDPMHGNTFEASSGHKTRRFDDVLDEVKGFFEVHRALGTHPGGIHVELTGDDVTECVGGGDEVLVDDLHQRYETACDPRLNRSQSLDLAFLVAEMYRGGN from the coding sequence GTGACCGTGACGACTGAGACATCCCGGATTGGCCACTCCTGGCAGTCCCTGCCCGCGGCGCAGCAGCCTGAATGGCCGGACCAAGAGGCTCTGCGCAAGACCCTTGCCGAGCTCGCCTCGTATCCGCCGCTCGTCTTCGCCGGCGAGTGCGACCAGCTGCGCGCCCGGCTCGCCGCCGTGGCCCGCGGTGAGGCGTTCCTGCTGCAGGGCGGCGACTGTGCCGAGGCCTTCGACGGCGTCTCGGCCGAGCACATCCGCAACAAGCTCAAGACGCTGCTCCAGATGGCGGCCGTGCTGACGTACGCGGCCTCCGTCCCGGTGGTGAAGGTCGGCCGGATCGCCGGCCAGTACTCCAAGCCGCGCTCCAAGTCGACCGAGACCCGCGACGGCGTGACCCTGCCGGTCTACCGCGGCGACTCGGTGAACGGCTTCGAGTTCACCCCGGAGTCCCGGATCCCGGACCCGGAGCGCCTGAAGCGGATGTACAACGCCTCCGCGGCGACGCTCAACCTGGTGCGCGCCTTCACCACCGGCGGCTACGCGGACCTGCGCCAGGTGCACGCCTGGAACCAGGACTTCGTGCGCAACTCGCCGGCCGGTCAGCGGTACGAGCAGCTGGCCCGCGAGATCGACAACGCGCTGGCCTTCATGAACGCCTGCGGCGTGGCGCCGGAGGAGTTCAAGACCGTCGAGTTCTTCTCCTCGCACGAGGCGCTGATCCTCGACTACGAGACCGCGATGACCCGGGTGGACTCCCGCACCGGCGACCTGTACGACGTGTCCGGCCACATGGTCTGGATCGGCGAGCGGACCCGCCAGCTGGACCACGCGCACATCGAGTTCGCGTCGAAGGTCCGCAACCCGATCGGTGTGAAGCTCGGCCCGACCACCTCGGTCGACGAGGCGCTCACCCTGATCGAGCGGCTCGACCCGGAGCGCGAGCCCGGCCGGCTCACCTTCATCACCCGGATGGGTGCGGGCAAGGTCCGCGACCACCTGCCCACCCTGGTGGAGAAGGTCACCGCCTCCGGCGCCCAGCCGGTCTGGATCTGCGACCCGATGCACGGCAACACCTTCGAGGCGTCCAGCGGACACAAGACCCGCCGCTTCGACGACGTGCTCGACGAGGTCAAGGGCTTCTTCGAGGTGCACCGCGCGCTCGGCACCCACCCGGGCGGCATCCACGTGGAGCTGACCGGCGACGACGTCACCGAGTGCGTCGGCGGCGGCGACGAGGTGCTGGTCGACGACCTGCACCAGCGCTACGAGACGGCCTGCGACCCGCGGCTCAACCGCAGCCAGTCGCTGGACCTGGCGTTCCTCGTGGCCGAGATGTACCGCGGCGGCAACTGA
- a CDS encoding anthranilate synthase family protein — translation MTSAADLLARLTGPDAPAFALLHRRTPRTAPDTVEILLGTVGRYDRLADLPVRHGVPADGPVHDLLALVPYRQIRERGFEAHDDDTPLQALSVTEQHAVPLADLAAALPRVPFTLTGGAFDIDDDEYAAIVRRVIEDEIGRGEGANFVIRRDFTATLEASGGTAGEGCSPALALTLFRRLLEQERGAYWTFLVHTGDRVLVGASPEVHVRQSGGTVVMNPISGTYRYPAAGADLDSLLAFLHDAKELEELTMVVDEELKMMCTVGDLGGQVLGPRLKEMSHLAHTEYELRGRTSLDVREVLRETMFAATVTGSPVQNATRVIRRYERSGRGYYSGALALIGRSASGGQLLDSPICIRAADVDPATGRLAVRVGATLVRHSDPDSEVAETHAKAAGVLTAIGARPATGRRPGPTGPRLGDDHRVQAALDARRAGLAPFWLRMQRPATATEELETLVVDGEDTFTSMLAHLLTSLGHRVTVVRYDEPGLRARVAAHPGPLVLGPGPGDPAAADDPKMAVLRPIVTDALDAVRTGRRTAPLLAVCLSHQLLSAALGLPLARKAVPYQGAQETVDLFGTRRTVGFYNTFTARCTAEDADRLAAEGVEVSRDPLSGDVHALRGPGFAGLQFHPESVLTREGVEIVAGLLREAAAVHR, via the coding sequence GTGACCAGCGCCGCCGACCTGCTCGCCCGCCTCACCGGCCCCGACGCACCGGCCTTCGCCCTGCTGCACCGCCGCACCCCCCGCACGGCTCCGGACACCGTCGAGATCCTGCTCGGCACCGTCGGCCGGTACGACCGGCTGGCCGACCTGCCGGTCCGCCACGGCGTCCCCGCCGACGGCCCCGTCCACGACCTGCTCGCGCTCGTCCCCTACCGGCAGATCCGCGAACGCGGCTTCGAGGCGCACGACGACGACACCCCGCTCCAGGCCCTCTCGGTCACCGAGCAGCACGCCGTACCGCTGGCGGACCTCGCCGCCGCCCTCCCCCGGGTGCCCTTCACCCTCACCGGCGGCGCCTTCGACATCGACGACGACGAGTACGCCGCGATCGTCCGCCGGGTGATCGAGGACGAGATCGGACGCGGCGAGGGCGCCAACTTCGTCATCCGGCGCGACTTCACCGCGACGCTGGAGGCCTCCGGCGGGACCGCCGGCGAGGGCTGCTCCCCCGCCCTCGCGCTCACCCTCTTCCGCCGTCTGCTGGAGCAGGAGCGCGGCGCCTACTGGACCTTCCTGGTGCACACCGGCGACCGCGTGCTGGTCGGCGCCTCGCCCGAGGTGCACGTCCGGCAGAGCGGCGGGACGGTCGTGATGAACCCGATCTCCGGCACCTACCGCTACCCGGCCGCCGGCGCCGACCTCGACTCGCTGCTCGCCTTCCTCCACGACGCCAAGGAGCTGGAGGAGCTGACCATGGTGGTCGACGAGGAGCTCAAGATGATGTGCACCGTCGGCGACCTCGGCGGCCAGGTGCTCGGCCCGCGGCTCAAGGAGATGTCCCACCTCGCGCACACCGAGTACGAGCTGCGCGGCCGCACCTCGCTCGACGTCCGCGAGGTGCTCAGGGAGACCATGTTCGCCGCCACCGTCACCGGCAGCCCGGTCCAGAACGCCACCCGGGTGATCCGCCGGTACGAGCGCTCCGGGCGCGGCTACTACTCCGGCGCGCTCGCCCTGATCGGCCGCTCCGCCAGCGGCGGCCAGCTGCTCGACTCGCCGATCTGCATCCGCGCCGCCGACGTCGACCCGGCCACCGGCCGCCTCGCCGTCCGGGTGGGCGCCACCCTCGTCCGACACTCCGACCCCGACTCCGAGGTCGCCGAGACGCACGCCAAGGCCGCCGGGGTGCTCACCGCGATCGGCGCCCGCCCGGCCACCGGCCGGCGCCCGGGCCCGACCGGTCCGCGGCTCGGCGACGACCACCGCGTCCAGGCCGCGCTGGACGCCCGGCGCGCCGGCCTGGCCCCGTTCTGGCTGCGGATGCAGCGGCCGGCCACGGCCACGGAGGAGCTGGAGACCCTGGTGGTCGACGGCGAGGACACCTTCACGTCCATGCTCGCCCACCTGCTGACCTCGCTCGGCCACCGGGTCACCGTGGTCCGGTACGACGAGCCGGGCCTGCGCGCGCGGGTCGCCGCCCACCCCGGTCCGCTGGTGCTCGGCCCCGGCCCGGGCGACCCGGCGGCCGCCGACGATCCCAAGATGGCCGTGCTGCGACCGATCGTCACCGACGCGCTGGACGCCGTCCGGACCGGCCGGCGGACCGCGCCGCTGCTCGCCGTCTGCCTCAGCCACCAGCTGCTGTCGGCCGCGCTCGGCCTGCCGCTGGCCCGCAAGGCCGTCCCCTACCAGGGGGCGCAGGAGACCGTCGACCTCTTCGGGACCAGGCGGACGGTCGGCTTCTACAACACCTTCACCGCCCGTTGCACGGCGGAGGACGCCGACCGGCTGGCCGCGGAGGGCGTGGAGGTCTCCCGTGACCCGCTGTCCGGGGACGTGCACGCGCTGCGCGGGCCGGGCTTCGCCGGGCTGCAGTTCCACCCGGAGTCGGTGCTCACCCGCGAGGGCGTGGAGATCGTCGCCGGGCTGCTGCGGGAGGCCGCGGCCGTCCACCGCTGA
- a CDS encoding response regulator transcription factor, with protein sequence MTDQPTDQQPADRPVRVMVVDDHPMWRDAVSRDLGEAGLDVVATAGDGEEAVRRARACSPQVVVLDLNLPGLSGAEVCRQVVAQDPSVRVLVLSASGEHQDVLEAVKSGATGYLVKSAGRDELLDAVRRTAVGDAVFTPGLAGLVLGEFRRLAAEPAAPTAPAVPQLTARETEVLRLVAKGLSYRQIADRLVLSHRTVQNHVQNTLGKLQLHNRVELVRYAIEQGLDDEI encoded by the coding sequence ATGACCGACCAGCCGACCGACCAGCAGCCGGCCGACCGCCCGGTGCGGGTCATGGTGGTGGACGACCACCCGATGTGGCGCGACGCCGTCTCCCGCGACCTCGGCGAGGCCGGGCTGGACGTGGTGGCCACCGCCGGTGACGGCGAGGAGGCCGTCCGCCGGGCCCGCGCCTGCTCCCCGCAGGTGGTGGTGCTCGACCTCAACCTGCCGGGGCTCTCCGGCGCCGAGGTCTGCCGCCAGGTGGTCGCGCAGGACCCGTCCGTGCGGGTCCTGGTGCTCTCCGCGAGCGGCGAGCACCAGGACGTGCTGGAGGCGGTGAAGTCCGGTGCGACCGGCTACCTGGTCAAGTCGGCGGGGCGGGACGAGCTGCTGGACGCGGTGCGCCGCACCGCCGTCGGCGACGCGGTCTTCACCCCGGGGCTGGCCGGGCTGGTGCTCGGGGAGTTCCGCCGGCTGGCCGCCGAGCCGGCCGCCCCGACCGCGCCCGCGGTCCCGCAGCTGACCGCCCGGGAGACCGAGGTGCTGCGGCTGGTCGCCAAGGGCCTGTCCTACCGGCAGATCGCCGACCGGCTGGTGCTCTCCCACCGCACGGTGCAGAACCACGTCCAGAACACCCTCGGCAAGCTCCAGCTGCACAACCGGGTCGAGCTGGTCCGGTACGCGATCGAGCAGGGGCTGGACGACGAGATCTGA
- the macS gene encoding MacS family sensor histidine kinase, producing the protein MTDGGRTGAVGGAVAAGGMSVELPLWRAISLFRVLALGYALLRYADSYLEFLHPVAGWIYLGALTLWTLASTRAFSGPQRCTWYVLGTDLTLVVTGIVMSGLTDAPSRIAHGAPTLPTIWAAGTVLGFAGRGGWRWAAAAGSVIGVANILGHGGPTGDNIHNIVLLMVAGCAIGYVIELARASEATLTRALQVEAATRERERLSRDIHDGVLQVLALVQRRGSERGSEQPGGGADFAELGRLAGEQERALRALMSGGPLPAQREPEEPQDLRALLGPYADERVTLSAPGTPVLLPAPAAGELAAAVGAAVDNVRRHAGAEARAWILVEDEPEAVTVSIRDDGPGFAPGRLGEAERAGRLGVSQSIRGRLLDLGGTAELYSSPGEGVEVELRVPRSVPHGARHTARLDAP; encoded by the coding sequence ATGACGGACGGCGGCAGAACCGGGGCGGTCGGCGGAGCGGTCGCGGCGGGCGGCATGTCCGTCGAGCTGCCGCTCTGGCGGGCCATCTCCCTCTTCCGGGTCCTGGCGCTCGGCTACGCGCTGCTCCGGTACGCCGACTCCTACCTGGAGTTCCTGCACCCGGTCGCCGGCTGGATCTACCTCGGCGCGCTGACGCTCTGGACACTGGCCTCCACCCGCGCCTTCTCCGGCCCGCAGCGCTGCACCTGGTACGTGCTCGGCACCGACCTGACGCTCGTCGTCACCGGCATCGTGATGAGCGGGCTGACCGACGCGCCCTCCCGGATCGCCCACGGTGCGCCCACCCTGCCGACCATCTGGGCGGCCGGCACGGTGCTCGGCTTCGCCGGCCGGGGCGGCTGGCGCTGGGCCGCGGCGGCCGGGTCGGTGATCGGGGTGGCCAACATCCTCGGCCACGGCGGCCCGACCGGCGACAACATCCACAACATCGTGCTGCTCATGGTGGCCGGCTGTGCGATCGGCTACGTCATAGAGCTGGCCCGGGCCAGCGAGGCGACCCTCACCAGGGCGCTCCAGGTCGAGGCGGCCACCCGGGAGCGCGAGCGGCTCTCCCGGGACATCCACGACGGCGTGCTCCAGGTGCTCGCCCTGGTCCAGCGGCGGGGCTCCGAGCGGGGCTCCGAACAGCCGGGCGGGGGAGCGGACTTCGCCGAGCTGGGCCGGCTGGCCGGCGAACAGGAGCGCGCCCTGCGCGCGCTGATGAGCGGCGGCCCGCTGCCCGCCCAGCGCGAGCCGGAGGAGCCGCAGGACCTCCGCGCCCTGCTCGGCCCGTACGCGGACGAGCGGGTGACGCTGTCCGCGCCCGGCACGCCGGTGCTGCTGCCCGCCCCGGCCGCCGGAGAGCTCGCCGCCGCCGTCGGGGCCGCCGTGGACAACGTCCGCCGGCACGCCGGAGCGGAGGCCCGGGCCTGGATCCTGGTCGAGGACGAGCCGGAGGCCGTCACCGTGTCGATCCGGGACGACGGCCCGGGGTTCGCGCCCGGCCGGCTCGGTGAGGCGGAGCGGGCGGGGCGGCTCGGGGTCTCCCAGTCGATCCGCGGCCGGCTGCTGGACCTCGGGGGCACGGCCGAGCTGTACTCGTCCCCCGGGGAGGGCGTCGAGGTGGAGCTCCGCGTCCCGCGGAGCGTCCCGCACGGAGCCCGGCACACCGCCCGGCTCGACGCCCCGTGA